In Bifidobacterium sp. ESL0775, the following are encoded in one genomic region:
- a CDS encoding PspC domain-containing protein produces MSNNTYGNGYQQPTNMNNPIPPRHDKVDRFFAWIRGSGLMRGNNRWIAGVCDGVAVRYGLSPVFVRAVVAASTLICGFGAAFYAAAWVLLPDCRDGRISGEELVYGHWQWSLLGPIIFMVIAFCFPGIGVLLAVIAVVVLLVMINSLANKAQEQRGAAFANNGQQTQYQGQWRPSQSQYQAGPMPYSQSGNANPAFYANTNSAPYAPQTWQQGQNNAQAATQGNNEATFREPGNVRADDPFDGADADKRQDDAVLKQDTSNGDMNADRSVNGGNGENRSEDAAEQRPFGNDYHEYSAAAPNAQNNPQNERPNGSGFNGQPSAQPSSPFAASPSPAYAAPPTYMAEPAQPYQQAPVQSATKTWGPRRARRKPAGFVIVLLTLGAILLSGALVAINCFIHGGYMGTIFKYGTCWIAGVLIVLGVIIVVLGLAGHRAGGLHPLVWIAAFVAIVFIVSDINYSSVLTGLEQESASYHQVDVSGFKAIDGSNDQQLKKLKQGTAIKGHRLDDDAVNIDLSDYAKTHGTHDVTLKDGSTVKSGCPTGTIHLTNSRTTVFVTLPAGCSYGLSHESNSRVDGSVVRVETEDGAIIVDGVYAGSEVGTKSLGSGYVAIGRDTQTGIGGMSYQRIGDGNGYGANQDYQWLTETKKMPKNGPELTIDAPYIVEGRVTVQYPAESTVPTYERFAKGEADANWR; encoded by the coding sequence ATGAGTAACAACACGTACGGCAACGGCTACCAACAGCCGACCAATATGAACAATCCCATTCCGCCTCGTCACGACAAGGTCGACCGATTCTTCGCGTGGATCCGCGGCAGCGGGTTGATGCGCGGCAACAACCGCTGGATTGCCGGCGTGTGCGACGGCGTCGCGGTGCGTTATGGGCTGAGCCCCGTTTTTGTGCGTGCGGTGGTCGCGGCCTCCACGCTGATTTGCGGTTTCGGCGCGGCTTTCTACGCGGCGGCTTGGGTGCTGCTGCCAGATTGCCGCGATGGCAGGATTTCCGGCGAGGAGCTGGTTTACGGTCACTGGCAATGGTCATTGCTGGGGCCGATCATTTTCATGGTCATCGCGTTCTGTTTCCCTGGTATTGGCGTATTGCTCGCCGTCATCGCGGTGGTGGTGCTGCTGGTCATGATCAACAGCCTTGCGAACAAGGCGCAAGAGCAGCGCGGAGCGGCTTTCGCCAATAATGGGCAACAAACGCAATATCAAGGGCAATGGCGACCGTCGCAAAGTCAATATCAGGCTGGACCAATGCCGTATAGCCAGTCCGGCAATGCGAATCCTGCCTTTTACGCGAATACGAACTCAGCTCCGTATGCACCTCAAACTTGGCAGCAAGGGCAGAACAATGCACAAGCTGCGACGCAAGGAAACAATGAGGCGACGTTTCGCGAACCCGGGAATGTGAGGGCGGACGACCCTTTTGATGGAGCTGATGCGGATAAGCGTCAAGATGATGCGGTTTTAAAACAGGATACGTCAAATGGCGATATGAATGCCGATCGTTCCGTCAATGGGGGAAATGGTGAAAACCGCTCTGAGGATGCCGCCGAACAGCGTCCTTTTGGCAATGACTATCATGAATATTCCGCTGCCGCTCCAAACGCGCAGAATAATCCGCAAAATGAACGTCCAAACGGGTCCGGCTTTAACGGACAGCCTTCCGCGCAACCTTCTTCGCCGTTCGCCGCAAGCCCGTCGCCGGCTTACGCCGCTCCGCCCACCTATATGGCCGAGCCGGCGCAGCCTTACCAACAAGCTCCGGTTCAGAGCGCGACGAAAACGTGGGGACCGAGGCGCGCACGACGCAAGCCGGCCGGATTTGTAATCGTCCTGCTCACGCTGGGTGCCATCCTTCTTTCGGGAGCGCTTGTCGCAATAAACTGCTTCATTCACGGCGGATATATGGGCACGATTTTCAAATACGGGACGTGCTGGATTGCCGGTGTGCTGATAGTGCTGGGTGTGATTATCGTGGTGCTCGGTCTGGCCGGACATCGTGCAGGAGGCTTGCACCCTTTGGTTTGGATTGCCGCGTTCGTAGCGATAGTTTTCATCGTTAGTGATATTAATTATTCCTCTGTGCTGACCGGTTTGGAGCAGGAAAGCGCGTCCTATCACCAAGTCGACGTCAGCGGTTTCAAAGCCATCGACGGCAGCAACGACCAGCAGCTCAAAAAACTCAAACAGGGAACCGCCATCAAAGGCCATCGGCTCGACGATGACGCGGTCAATATCGATTTGAGCGATTACGCCAAAACGCACGGTACCCACGATGTCACGTTGAAGGACGGCAGCACGGTCAAGTCCGGTTGCCCGACCGGAACGATTCATTTGACCAACAGTCGAACGACGGTTTTCGTCACCCTTCCGGCGGGTTGTTCATACGGCTTGAGCCATGAATCCAATTCCAGGGTTGACGGCAGTGTGGTCAGGGTCGAGACCGAAGACGGGGCGATCATTGTCGACGGAGTGTATGCGGGCAGTGAAGTGGGTACAAAGTCGTTGGGCAGCGGCTATGTGGCCATTGGCCGTGACACGCAGACCGGTATCGGGGGAATGAGTTACCAGCGTATCGGTGACGGCAATGGCTATGGCGCCAATCAAGACTACCAGTGGCTCACCGAGACGAAAAAGATGCCGAAGAATGGCCCTGAACTCACCATCGACGCCCCTTACATCGTCGAAGGCCGTGTGACAGTGCAATATCCTGCGGAAAGCACTGTGCCGACCTATGAGCGATTCGCCAAAGGCGAAGCGGACGCGAATTGGAGGTGA
- a CDS encoding acyl-CoA thioester hydrolase/BAAT C-terminal domain-containing protein, whose protein sequence is MRLLKRFLPSVAIFVALVAVLAALGAAMMPQWSVEPLTQHIKVASTDSTIQARSTVNTQGSANTRDPANKRNTDNQARKPDNNTNAGNVLKTDQEGTYQVKSQNLRIKLAPNVTINAILRSPVGARGLRPATLFIHGAGTGKANEVYGDIASAMSSAGIVTLVPDKRLDTYTTFHRDYYAMAEDYMTSLSILRAQPDVDPAQAGIYAESEGTWIAEAMAHRHPGAIPFMMLTSPPAVSGRRQMAMAANTYVDYIGSPKGLSRDIDKFVGLDFAPLGLQYADFPAERYLKDLTMPLLISFGTDDLSMPIEQGATDIINAASAAGNKNVSVRYYHANHQMRVGAHTSVPGLPLDMHYTHDLEDWTNAIAAGTKSGDWITPQIAGDQPHQRFDVPGSVKPGLIGSLSTILALLAAIIVCAAMAGIVGLVIAMGHLRKRCKQTERGFSASSGKNGIKKPLIPNSTTGKTYSDVSDMKYSAATDSAIYESIPGTTDNRFPHRLTTALALNGCCAVLGIIAFFAYVVIAAKSALTLTPRGTLLGWGWALLHVVALVNVALLTWLIMELWRSRSSRRLQTNRFQGFWTPAHFIVAALCAIAAVVSPVLIAFFGLYTL, encoded by the coding sequence ATGCGATTGCTGAAACGATTCCTACCATCCGTGGCCATCTTCGTCGCGCTCGTCGCCGTTTTAGCGGCGTTGGGTGCCGCGATGATGCCGCAATGGAGCGTGGAACCGTTGACACAGCATATTAAGGTGGCATCCACCGATTCCACCATCCAAGCGCGAAGTACGGTAAACACACAAGGTTCGGCAAACACTCGAGACCCGGCAAACAAGCGTAATACAGATAACCAAGCCAGGAAACCAGACAACAACACCAATGCCGGAAACGTGCTGAAAACCGACCAAGAGGGCACATATCAGGTCAAAAGCCAAAACCTGCGCATCAAGCTCGCCCCAAACGTCACTATCAACGCCATCCTGCGCTCCCCTGTTGGGGCGCGGGGCTTGCGACCGGCGACCCTGTTCATCCACGGGGCCGGCACCGGCAAGGCCAACGAGGTTTACGGCGACATCGCCTCGGCCATGAGCTCGGCCGGCATCGTCACGCTGGTGCCCGACAAACGGCTCGACACCTACACCACCTTCCACCGCGACTATTACGCGATGGCCGAAGACTATATGACCTCGCTCAGCATCCTGCGAGCGCAACCCGACGTCGACCCCGCGCAGGCCGGCATCTATGCGGAATCCGAAGGCACCTGGATCGCCGAGGCCATGGCACACCGCCATCCGGGTGCAATCCCCTTCATGATGCTGACCTCGCCGCCCGCGGTTTCCGGGCGCCGGCAGATGGCGATGGCCGCCAACACATACGTCGATTACATCGGCTCGCCCAAAGGACTCAGCCGCGACATCGACAAGTTTGTCGGGCTTGACTTTGCGCCACTTGGGCTGCAATACGCCGATTTCCCAGCCGAAAGGTACCTGAAGGACCTCACGATGCCGCTGTTGATCAGCTTCGGCACCGACGATCTTTCCATGCCCATCGAGCAAGGCGCGACCGACATCATCAACGCCGCCAGCGCGGCAGGAAACAAGAACGTATCAGTACGCTATTACCACGCCAACCACCAGATGCGCGTCGGTGCGCACACCTCCGTGCCCGGCCTGCCGCTGGATATGCATTACACACACGACCTTGAGGACTGGACGAACGCCATCGCCGCCGGAACCAAATCCGGCGATTGGATCACCCCGCAAATCGCCGGAGACCAGCCACATCAACGGTTTGACGTTCCTGGCAGCGTCAAACCAGGCCTCATCGGGTCGCTGAGCACGATATTGGCGCTGCTGGCCGCAATCATTGTGTGCGCCGCAATGGCAGGAATCGTCGGGCTTGTTATTGCTATGGGGCATCTGAGGAAACGTTGCAAGCAAACCGAACGAGGCTTCTCAGCCTCGTCTGGCAAGAACGGTATAAAGAAGCCCCTGATACCCAACTCAACGACTGGAAAGACCTATTCCGACGTGAGCGATATGAAATATTCGGCGGCAACCGATTCAGCGATTTACGAATCCATTCCCGGCACTACCGATAACCGATTCCCTCATCGACTCACAACGGCGTTGGCCTTGAACGGCTGCTGCGCGGTATTGGGTATCATCGCGTTCTTCGCTTACGTCGTCATTGCGGCGAAATCAGCGTTGACGCTCACTCCCCGCGGTACGTTGCTCGGCTGGGGTTGGGCGCTGTTGCACGTCGTCGCGCTGGTCAACGTCGCCCTGCTGACCTGGCTTATCATGGAACTTTGGCGTTCACGAAGCAGCAGACGTTTGCAAACCAACCGTTTCCAAGGCTTCTGGACCCCTGCGCACTTCATCGTCGCTGCGTTATGCGCCATCGCCGCCGTGGTTTCGCCGGTGTTGATCGCGTTCTTCGGGCTCTATACTTTGTAA
- a CDS encoding response regulator transcription factor, protein MAGNGAQRGNESDTNHHDIRVAVVDDHEMFRAGVIATLSPHFTIVGQAPDVEGSVAMIADTKPDVVLLDVHVPGGEGGGGAEILLKSHPLSPDSAFLALSVSDSPKDVGAVIRAGARGYVTKTISGDDLISSIIQVYEGYAVFSPKLAGFVLSTFQGAGQAEHDNELDKLSHREQEVMRLIARGYTYKEIAAELFISVKTVETHVSAVLKKLQLSNRTELTRWAADRQIV, encoded by the coding sequence ATGGCCGGCAACGGCGCACAACGCGGGAACGAATCAGACACCAATCACCACGATATCCGCGTGGCGGTGGTTGACGACCACGAGATGTTCCGCGCCGGGGTCATCGCGACGCTGAGCCCGCATTTCACCATCGTCGGGCAGGCGCCGGACGTGGAAGGTTCGGTGGCGATGATCGCCGACACCAAGCCGGACGTGGTGCTGCTCGACGTCCATGTGCCCGGAGGTGAAGGCGGAGGCGGCGCGGAAATACTGCTCAAATCGCACCCGCTCTCCCCTGATTCCGCATTTCTCGCACTTTCCGTTTCCGATTCGCCGAAGGACGTGGGTGCGGTCATCCGTGCGGGGGCTCGCGGCTACGTTACCAAAACAATCAGCGGCGACGACCTGATTTCCTCGATTATCCAGGTCTACGAAGGCTATGCCGTCTTCTCGCCGAAACTGGCCGGATTCGTGCTCTCCACCTTCCAAGGTGCGGGGCAGGCGGAGCACGACAACGAACTCGACAAGCTCTCCCACCGCGAGCAGGAGGTCATGCGCCTCATCGCCCGCGGCTACACCTACAAGGAGATCGCCGCGGAACTGTTCATCTCCGTCAAGACGGTGGAGACGCACGTCAGCGCAGTGCTCAAAAAGCTCCAGCTTTCCAACCGCACCGAGCTGACGCGCTGGGCCGCCGACCGACAGATTGTGTGA
- a CDS encoding ATP-binding protein, which yields MTPKRRLPLLRPKKKRIFCGVCRGLSLHLGVPVVWIRLAFVAATFLFGAGIVAYIFLWAFVPVGDPLTAERDQREARWKAEHAPLSYGNADNTVTGQNRASDDSEARDAASANSTRQSQSSSTTNTANAENNETSNGPENLAQAFKSASKPSIIALVGIALIALALVLEVSPLPGDLTFGIFMALCGIGISWIRFNAEDGQIRYLLIGVVLMAIGYFICADSYTFSHHLPLSAAIAGVALLIGVALAIIPLANRFIHELSHEHALKEREEERADMTAHLHDGVLQTLALIQLHSDEPKTVFTLARKQERELRRWLYQERIPSDRSVSSGLKDIAAHIEDEFGEPIDVVTVGDTQPSAQTDALLNASEQAMLNAAQHGAEPISVYCEVGGTQAEVFVRDHGDGFDQDAIPPDRLGIRQSIIGRIERRGGNVNIVSRPNWGTEVHMTMPIPKENGNADGTMAEETQTETGQ from the coding sequence GTGACTCCAAAACGCCGTTTACCACTGTTGCGCCCCAAAAAGAAACGCATCTTTTGCGGGGTATGCCGAGGTTTGAGCCTGCATTTGGGTGTGCCCGTGGTTTGGATCCGCTTGGCTTTTGTCGCCGCAACGTTCCTTTTCGGCGCGGGTATCGTGGCCTATATCTTTTTGTGGGCGTTCGTTCCCGTCGGAGACCCGCTTACTGCGGAACGCGACCAGCGTGAGGCGCGCTGGAAAGCCGAGCACGCGCCGTTGTCATACGGGAATGCCGACAATACGGTGACTGGGCAAAACAGGGCTTCCGACGATTCCGAAGCCAGAGATGCCGCCAGCGCCAATAGCACACGGCAATCCCAGTCATCGTCCACTACCAACACCGCCAATGCCGAAAACAACGAAACAAGCAATGGTCCAGAAAACCTCGCCCAAGCATTCAAAAGCGCTTCAAAACCCTCGATTATCGCGTTGGTAGGCATCGCGCTGATCGCGTTGGCCTTGGTTTTGGAGGTCAGTCCTTTACCTGGCGATCTGACGTTCGGCATTTTCATGGCATTGTGCGGCATCGGGATATCCTGGATCCGCTTCAACGCCGAGGACGGGCAGATACGCTATCTGCTGATTGGTGTGGTGCTGATGGCAATTGGCTATTTCATTTGCGCCGATTCCTACACGTTCAGCCATCACCTGCCTCTTTCCGCAGCAATCGCCGGTGTGGCGTTGCTTATTGGTGTAGCGCTGGCCATCATTCCGCTCGCGAACCGGTTCATCCACGAACTGAGCCACGAGCACGCGCTGAAAGAACGCGAGGAAGAACGCGCCGACATGACCGCCCATCTGCATGACGGCGTATTACAAACACTCGCGCTCATCCAGTTGCACAGCGACGAGCCGAAAACCGTGTTCACGCTGGCCCGCAAGCAGGAACGCGAGCTGCGGCGGTGGCTCTATCAGGAACGGATACCCTCGGACCGTTCGGTGAGCAGCGGGCTCAAAGACATAGCGGCGCATATCGAGGACGAATTCGGCGAACCCATCGACGTGGTGACCGTGGGCGACACACAGCCCAGCGCCCAGACTGACGCGCTCCTGAACGCCAGCGAACAGGCCATGTTGAACGCCGCCCAGCACGGCGCTGAGCCGATTTCGGTCTATTGCGAGGTCGGCGGGACGCAGGCCGAGGTCTTTGTGCGCGACCACGGCGACGGGTTCGACCAGGATGCCATTCCGCCGGACAGGCTCGGCATCCGCCAATCCATCATCGGCCGCATCGAACGTCGTGGAGGCAACGTCAACATCGTCTCACGACCGAATTGGGGCACGGAGGTGCACATGACCATGCCGATACCCAAGGAAAACGGCAACGCTGATGGCACAATGGCAGAAGAGACGCAAACGGAAACAGGACAATGA